One window from the genome of Kaistella carnis encodes:
- the udk gene encoding uridine kinase, with translation MLVIGIAGGTGSGKTTVVNKILQQLNTEGVNVLSQDNYYHDNPNLTLAEREVLNYDHPKSIDFDLLIQHVKALKNGETIEQPLYSFVTHSRTGDHVSVDPRNVLIVEGILVLTNSELLKEYDLKVFVHADSDERLIRRIRRDTQERGRDLQEVLHRYQTTLKPMHQEFIEPSKNEADLIVPNMKQNTVAIDFLSTVINNTLKKTH, from the coding sequence ATGCTCGTTATCGGAATTGCAGGAGGAACCGGATCAGGGAAAACTACTGTTGTAAACAAAATTCTTCAGCAACTCAATACAGAAGGTGTTAATGTACTCTCTCAGGATAATTACTATCACGATAATCCCAATTTAACCTTAGCTGAAAGAGAGGTTTTAAATTATGATCATCCTAAATCTATTGATTTTGATTTGCTCATTCAACATGTAAAAGCCCTAAAAAATGGGGAGACCATTGAGCAGCCTTTGTATTCTTTTGTTACGCATTCCAGAACTGGTGATCATGTTTCTGTAGACCCAAGAAATGTATTGATCGTAGAAGGAATTTTGGTTCTTACCAATTCTGAATTGTTGAAAGAATATGATTTAAAGGTTTTTGTTCATGCAGATTCAGATGAAAGGTTGATTCGTAGAATTAGACGTGATACGCAAGAACGCGGCCGTGATTTGCAGGAAGTTTTACACCGTTACCAAACGACTTTGAAACCAATGCATCAGGAATTTATAGAGCCTTCGAAAAACGAAGCCGATTTGATTGTACCCAATATGAAGCAAAATACGGTTGCTATTGATTTTCTTTCGACTGTTATCAATAATACATTGAAAAAAACGCACTAA